In Plasmodium falciparum 3D7 genome assembly, chromosome: 8, the following proteins share a genomic window:
- a CDS encoding glutamate dehydrogenase, putative, translating into MDIDRRSALSCSPNNMECGFGSGHFSNNSITWKEKYEQTKELLKSYNLFSDHLINYSIDFYFNKLGFNKFHFEETSPELISKVVVCIITAKINEQYSSDKYFPTFEETHDNVIFIITRVFADDNKTRLNYKMEKKIEEKYFNFSDMSKDCYRLKSFRSVHSVFDKEHTYQEPLRTYILELPTYNDDIIKENETDLKKLMDVNFYNYIKGTRSEQIYYELNKAVLYDLTGQFLQTHYYETSSSTFTLTIAVKRSNVISSIFSLIGDCLNMHRCFSYSKYVEPLKNGVLLIILNVKVIVNNEMEREKQKLDLKDKIYKVVKSLKTLCLFNDSKFIQLSVKRTFTAQESAYLFMIIKFITFFSTNTLSSYKNVEHALNLRNYNNNIMDTTTNSSSSPSSVLNDVYIIKEKLKSSKYTKEEILRCAQSNVRTIKMLFANFEKKLNHQRNKCNQMKYGENNMKNSGDLLKEYSTNNRNVDHPTLSSLASSSSSCSSSFSLHSYLSGSYESPYYHHNKDSKDIIDEIEDNHDKKILQYFYMFEKYALKTNFFLTHKISLAVAFDGALLKDSIYEAQPYSIIMILGLHFVGFHIRFSKISRGGVRIVISNNVNSYMHNSDNLFDEAYNLAYTQNFKNKDIPEGGSKGIILLDADVCNVANTKYIKNLSFYSYVNSILDLLINEDLNEESASSISVHSTKGANNTTITFDNVMSSVENMVDRGGVEGEHLNITLPYDANMACNNNTTNDNLSNMHDTYNLNNSGEATLDHHSVDNRIVSNSSGTNNMNAQKGEGEDEKAKDKEMSNNRKNEENERKRCDNVSNSNYNYVNGTTEDAVQKIMGSKCKGGRNNNGEEKDGDMNGHNNNNNDNNNIDDDEHIEECYKGAGCVINGENKTRKMILQEKMNEEEDLIFLGPDENTGSDQLMDWACIIAKKRKYPYWKTFSTGKLRKNGGVPHDMYGMTTLGIETYISKLCEKLNIKEESISRSLVGGPDGDLGSNAILQSKTKIISIIDGSGILYDKQGLNKEELIRLAKRRNNKDKSKAITCCTLYDEKYFSKDGFKISIEDHNVDIFGNKIRNGLDFRNTFFLNPLNKCELFNPCGGRPHSINIFNVNNIIKNGECIYKYIVEGANVFISDDARNILESKNVILFKDAATNKGGVISSSLEVLAGLVLDDKQYIDYMCSPDSDILQVDENEINFVHQNQKMNHSLSFKRGSINNLEEDEKKDTSNNEKNKNIIKTVNKNDTQDNSHHHNNSNKCNEDQQDVSDFYKAYVKEIQKKITHYCELEFESLWKETRRTKTPISKAINILSNKISELKKDILSSDTLCRDYKLLKKVLERVIPPTLLKIVTFEQILERVPYVYIKSLFASSLASNYYYSQQFLNDLSAFNFFEYITKLQSESA; encoded by the coding sequence atgGATATTGATAGAAGGTCGGCATTAAGTTGCTCCCCCAATAACATGGAGTGCGGATTCGGTAGCGGGCATTTTTCTAATAACAGTATTACGTGGAAAGAGAAATATGAACAGACTAAAGAATTGTTGAAGagttataatttattttcagatcatttaataaattatagtatcgatttttattttaacaaGTTAGGATTTAACAAGTTTCATTTTGAAGAGACAAGCCCCGAGTTGATTAGTAAAGTGGTTGTGTGTATTATAACTGCCAAGATTAATGAACAGTATTCTAGtgataaatattttcctACTTTCGAAGAGACCCATGAcaatgtaatatttataataacaagAGTATTTgctgatgataataaaacaagATTAAATTATAAGATGGAGAAAAAAATTGAAGAGAAATATTTCAATTTTTCTGACATGTCAAAAGATTGTTATAGGTTAAAAAGTTTTAGATCTGTACATTCTGTTTTTGATAAAGAACATACGTATCAAGAACCATTaagaacatatattttagagTTACCAacatataatgatgatataataaaagagaaTGAAAccgatttaaaaaaattaatggatgttaatttttataattatattaaggGCACAAGAAGTGAACAGATTTATTATGAATTGAATAAAGCTGTATTATATGATTTAACCGGTCAATTTTTACAAACACATTATTATGAAACATCATCAAGTACTTTTACATTAACCATAGCTGTTAAAAGAAGTAATGTTATATCTTCTATATTTTCCCTAATTGGTGATTGTTTAAATATGCATAGATGTTTTTCATATTCCAAATATGTAGAACCATTAAAAAATGGCGTGttgttaataattttaaatgtaAAAGTGAttgtaaataatgaaatggaACGAGAAAAGCAGAAATTagatttaaaagataaaatatataaagtgGTAAAATCATTAAAAACgttatgtttatttaatgaTTCTAAGTTTATACAATTATCTGTAAAGCGAACCTTTACAGCACAAGAATCAGCATATctttttatgattattaaGTTTATTACCTTCTTTTCGACCAACACATTATCaagttataaaaatgtagagCATGCATTAAATCTAAggaattataataacaacatTATGGATACTACTACGAATTCGTCATCGTCTCCATCATCAGTTCTTAAtgatgtttatattattaaagaaaaGTTGAAGAGTTCCAAATATACAAAAGAGGAAATATTAAGATGTGCTCAGAGTAATGTGAGAACTATAAAAATGTTGTTTGcgaattttgaaaaaaaattgaatcaTCAGAGAAATAAATGTAATCAGATGAAATATGGTGAgaataatatgaagaatTCGGGTGATCTATTAAAAGAGTATTCAACTAATAATAGGAACGTTGATCATCCTACTTTATCATCACTTGCTTCGTCTTCTTCATCATGTTCTTCTTCGTTTTCGTTACATTCGTACTTGTCAGGATCGTATGAGTCTCcctattatcatcataataaagATAGCAAGGATATTATTGACGAAATAGAAGATAAtcatgataaaaaaatattacaatatttttacatgttTGAAAAATATGCTTTAAAGACGAACTTTTTTTTAACACACAAAATTAGTTTAGCTGTAGCTTTTGACGGTGCTTTATTAAAGGATTCTATTTATGAAGCACAGCCTTAttctattattatgatattgGGTTTGCATTTTGTTGGATTCCATATACGTTTTAGTAAGATATCTCGAGGAGGAGTTCGTATTGTTATATCGAACAATGTGAATTCGTATATGCACAATTCAGATAATTTATTTGATGAAGCATATAATTTGGCTTACACTCAAAATTTTAAGAATAAAGATATTCCGGAGGGTGGAAGTAAAGGAATCATTTTATTAGATGCAGATGTATGTAATGTTgctaatacaaaatatattaaaaatttatcttTCTATTCTTATGTAAATTCTATATTGGATTTGTTAATAAATGAAGATTTGAACGAAGAAAGTGCATCTTCTATATCAGTCCATTCAACCAAAGGTGCAAACAACACAACAATTACCTTTGATAATGTTATGAGTTCGGTAGAAAATATGGTAGACAGAGGAGGAGTAGAAGGAGAACACCTTAATATAACTTTACCATATGATGCCAATATGGCTTGTAATAACAACACAACTAATGATAATTTATCTAATATGCatgatacatataatttgAATAATTCTGGTGAGGCAACTCTTGATCACCATTCTGTTGATAATAGAATTGTGAGTAACTCAAGTGGtactaataatatgaatgcaCAGAAAGGAGAAGGTGAAGATGAAAAGGCAAAGGATAAAGAAATGAGTAACAATaggaaaaatgaagaaaatgaaagaaaaaggTGTGATAATGTGAGCAatagtaattataattacGTTAATGGAACAACGGAAGATGCTGTACAGAAAATTATGGGTTCAAAGTGTAAAGGgggaagaaataataatggaGAAGAAAAAGACGGAGATATGAACGGtcataacaacaacaataatgataacaataatattgatgatgatgaacatATAGAAGAGTGCTACAAAGGTGCAGGGTGTGTAATAAATGGTGAGAACAAAACGAGGAAGATGATATtacaagaaaaaatgaatgaagaagaagatttaatatttttaggACCAGATGAAAATACGGGTTCTGATCAATTAATGGATTGGGCATGTATAATTgcaaaaaagagaaaatatCCATATTGGAAAACCTTTTCAACAGggaaattaagaaaaaatggAGGTGTTCCTCATGATATGTATGGAATGACAACCTTAGGTATagaaacatatatatcaaaactttgtgaaaaattaaacatcAAAGAAGAAAGTATTAGTAGATCTTTGGTAGGTGGTCCAGATGGTGATTTAGGTAGTAATGCAATTTTACAATCTAAAACTAAAATAATATCTATAATAGATGGTTCAggtattttatatgataaacAAGGATTAAATAAAGAGGAATTAATAAGACTAGccaaaagaagaaataataaagataaaagtAAAGCCATAACATGTTGTACattatatgatgaaaaatatttttccaaAGATGGTTTTAAAATATCAATTGAAGATCATAATGTGGATATTTTTGGTAATAAGATAAGGAATGGTTTAGATTTTAgaaatactttttttttgaatccATTAAATAAATGTGAATTATTCAATCCATGTGGTGGTCGACCACattctattaatatatttaatgttaataatataataaaaaatggagaatgtatatataaatatattgtagAAGGAgcaaatgtatttatttcaGATGATGCTAGAAATATTTTAGAGAGTAAAAATGTTATACTCTTTAAGGACGCAGCTACAAATAAAGGAGGGGTCATATCTAGTAGTTTAGAAGTTTTAGCTGGGTTAGTACTAGATGACAAGCAATATATTGATTATATGTGTTCGCCTGATAGTGACATTCTACAAgttgatgaaaatgaaattaatttTGTTCATCAGAATCAAAAAATGAATCATTCCTTATCATTTAAAAGGGGATCTATAAACAATTTAGAAGAAGATGAAAAGAAGGACACatcaaataatgaaaaaaataaaaatataataaaaacggTTAATAAGAATGATACCCAGGATAATagtcatcatcataataattcaaataagTGTAATGAGGATCAACAAGACGTTTCTGATTTTTATAAAGCTTATGTTAAAgaaatccaaaaaaaaatcacaCATTATTGTGAACTAGAATTTGAATCATTATGGAAAGAAACAAGAAGAACAAAAACACCCATATCTAAAGCAATAAATATCttatcaaataaaattaGCGAACTTAAAAAGGATATTCTTTCATCTGATACATTATGTAGagattataaattattaaaaaaagtattGGAACGTGTTATACCACCaacattattaaaaattgtaACATTTGAGCAAATTCTAGAGAGGGTaccatatgtatatataaaatcgcTCTTTGCTTCATCCCTGGCGTCaaactattattattcacaACAATTCTTGAATGACTTATCtgcttttaatttttttgaatacaTAACGAAATTACAAAGCGAAAGTGCTTAA